The Thermococcus thermotolerans genome contains a region encoding:
- the glyS gene encoding glycine--tRNA ligase: MGEKPDKYEVLQDLMRRRGFAWGSFEIYGGARGFYDYGPLGATIKRKIEQKIREAFQREGFFELETPDITPEKVFIASGHVDKFVDPLVECKKCGARFRADHIVEEVLDIDTEGMSAEHLTQLIREHDIRCPECGGELSDVWYFNLMFETKIGPYGDQKGYLRPETAQGIFVNFRRLNAFARNKLPFGVFQIGKAYRNEISPRQGMLRLREFTQAEAEIFFNPKETEHPHFDEVKDEVLRLYPIENQLKNLGMIEITAEDAVKKGYIMNTFFAYYMVMVKRTLLDIGIPEKAIRFRQQLPEERAHYSSDTWDVEIHSERFGWVECVGMAYRGDYDLSKHMKMSGADLTVLIHYDEPKVVKRLKVSLNMKRVGPKLKKDAKRINELIQSWDEEKLRNLVEVLEKDGRITIEGYELEKDDFIIKEVEEKITGEKIVPHVLEPSFGIDRPFYLLLENSLVIEEDRTYLRLKKDMAPIEVAVLPLVAKEPLKSIAYDVFRKLQKAGFIAVYDEKDTIGRRYLRYDEIGTPYCVTIDNQTPEDSTVTIRDRDTREQVRVKIEELPEKLKDLIFGE; this comes from the coding sequence ATGGGAGAGAAGCCCGACAAGTACGAGGTTCTTCAGGATTTGATGAGGAGGAGAGGCTTTGCCTGGGGCAGTTTTGAAATCTACGGCGGCGCGAGGGGTTTTTACGATTACGGTCCTCTTGGGGCGACGATAAAAAGGAAAATCGAGCAGAAGATACGCGAGGCCTTTCAAAGGGAGGGCTTCTTCGAGCTTGAAACGCCGGACATCACGCCGGAGAAGGTCTTCATAGCGAGCGGTCACGTTGATAAGTTCGTTGACCCGCTGGTCGAGTGTAAGAAGTGCGGGGCAAGGTTTAGGGCCGACCACATAGTGGAAGAGGTTCTCGACATCGACACTGAGGGCATGAGCGCCGAGCACCTCACCCAGCTCATCCGCGAGCACGACATCCGCTGTCCGGAGTGCGGCGGCGAGCTTTCCGATGTCTGGTACTTCAACCTCATGTTCGAGACCAAAATCGGCCCCTACGGCGACCAGAAGGGCTACCTGAGGCCCGAAACGGCCCAGGGCATCTTCGTAAACTTCAGGCGCCTCAACGCTTTCGCGAGAAACAAGCTTCCCTTCGGCGTTTTCCAGATCGGCAAGGCCTACAGAAACGAGATTTCACCGAGACAGGGAATGCTCCGCCTGAGGGAGTTCACGCAGGCTGAGGCCGAGATATTCTTCAACCCCAAGGAAACCGAGCATCCGCACTTCGATGAGGTTAAGGACGAGGTTCTCCGGCTCTATCCGATAGAGAACCAGCTCAAGAACCTCGGAATGATTGAAATAACCGCCGAGGATGCCGTCAAGAAGGGCTACATCATGAACACCTTCTTTGCCTACTACATGGTCATGGTCAAGAGGACGCTCCTCGACATCGGCATCCCCGAGAAGGCTATACGCTTCCGCCAGCAGTTGCCCGAGGAAAGGGCACACTACTCAAGCGACACCTGGGACGTTGAGATACACAGCGAGCGCTTCGGATGGGTGGAGTGCGTCGGCATGGCCTACCGCGGCGACTACGACCTCAGCAAGCACATGAAGATGAGCGGGGCGGATTTAACCGTCCTCATACACTACGACGAGCCGAAGGTTGTGAAGCGCCTCAAAGTGAGCCTCAACATGAAGCGCGTTGGACCTAAGCTGAAGAAGGACGCCAAGAGGATAAACGAGCTCATCCAGAGCTGGGACGAGGAGAAGCTGAGGAACCTGGTTGAAGTTCTTGAGAAGGACGGCAGGATAACCATCGAGGGCTACGAGCTGGAGAAGGACGACTTCATAATCAAAGAGGTTGAGGAGAAGATCACCGGAGAAAAGATAGTGCCCCATGTTTTAGAGCCGAGTTTCGGAATAGACAGACCCTTCTACCTGCTCCTTGAGAACAGCCTCGTCATCGAGGAGGACAGGACTTACCTCAGGCTCAAGAAGGACATGGCGCCGATTGAGGTTGCCGTTCTCCCGCTCGTTGCGAAGGAACCTCTCAAGAGCATCGCCTACGATGTCTTCAGAAAGCTCCAGAAGGCGGGCTTCATAGCAGTCTACGACGAGAAGGACACCATCGGGAGGAGATATCTCCGCTACGACGAGATTGGAACGCCCTACTGCGTTACCATCGACAACCAGACACCGGAAGACAGCACTGTGACGATACGTGACCGCGACACGAGGGAGCAGGTGAGGGTGAAGATCGAGGAGCTACCCGAGAAGCTGAAGGATCTGATTTTCGGGGAGTGA
- a CDS encoding HepT-like ribonuclease domain-containing protein, protein MSKRDPCLFLGDMLEAINRIEEYTEVYEFEDFIRDRKTVDAVLRNLEIIGEAARYVPEEIKEEYSDIPWRRIIGLRNVVIHHYFGVDLNIVWRIIRFQLPELKESVEKMVEEFC, encoded by the coding sequence ATGTCTAAGCGAGACCCCTGTCTGTTTTTGGGCGACATGCTTGAGGCAATCAACAGAATCGAAGAGTACACGGAGGTTTATGAGTTCGAGGACTTCATAAGGGATAGGAAAACCGTTGATGCAGTCCTCAGGAACCTTGAAATAATAGGGGAAGCCGCCAGATACGTGCCAGAGGAAATTAAGGAGGAATATAGCGACATTCCGTGGAGGCGCATTATAGGACTTAGAAACGTCGTGATTCACCACTATTTCGGCGTTGACCTAAATATTGTCTGGAGGATAATCCGCTTTCAGTTACCTGAACTGAAAGAAAGCGTGGAGAAAATGGTAGAAGAATTCTGCTAA
- a CDS encoding nucleotidyltransferase family protein — MTGITLSEVENVLRAHKEELRKKFGVSSIAIFGSYARGEETELSDVDILVEFERPIGWEIVDLKDYLESLLGIKVDLVTKNAAMSRRNFWEHIRRDLVYV, encoded by the coding sequence ATGACAGGAATTACCCTTTCCGAAGTTGAGAATGTCCTCAGGGCACACAAAGAGGAGCTCCGCAAGAAGTTCGGGGTTAGCTCGATTGCTATATTCGGCTCCTATGCGAGGGGCGAGGAGACCGAGCTTAGCGACGTGGATATACTCGTCGAGTTCGAACGGCCCATCGGATGGGAGATAGTCGACCTCAAGGACTACCTCGAATCCCTGCTTGGAATCAAGGTGGATTTGGTCACGAAAAACGCCGCCATGAGCAGGAGAAACTTCTGGGAGCATATAAGGAGGGATCTCGTCTATGTCTAA
- a CDS encoding DUF402 domain-containing protein — protein MSGKIHLLYRRLPNRLLERDDEVVADLGDVIVAKSRFEGMLAPLRVNGVEVIKNGYTMIYFAFVGENYDILKVYDEKGNFKGLYIDVLAYTKREGNTLEMLDLFLDIFLSPSGQAFLLDEEELEMALNYGVIDRETFDFAYRVAREILGKIKRKEFPPDIVWKYSLQGTPSESRVMFMKETTWEAR, from the coding sequence ATGTCCGGGAAAATCCACCTCCTCTACCGCCGCCTTCCGAACAGGCTTCTTGAGCGTGATGATGAGGTAGTCGCTGATTTAGGCGATGTCATAGTCGCCAAATCCCGCTTCGAAGGTATGCTCGCTCCCCTGAGAGTGAACGGCGTCGAGGTCATAAAAAACGGCTACACCATGATCTACTTTGCCTTTGTCGGGGAAAACTACGACATCCTGAAGGTCTACGACGAGAAGGGAAACTTCAAAGGCCTCTACATCGACGTCTTGGCTTACACGAAGAGGGAAGGAAACACCCTTGAGATGCTCGACCTCTTCCTCGACATCTTCCTCTCTCCTAGCGGGCAGGCATTCCTCCTCGACGAGGAGGAGCTTGAGATGGCACTCAACTACGGCGTGATTGACAGGGAAACCTTCGACTTCGCCTACCGCGTTGCGAGGGAAATCCTCGGAAAGATTAAACGGAAGGAGTTCCCGCCCGATATCGTGTGGAAGTACAGCCTTCAGGGGACGCCGAGCGAGTCGAGGGTTATGTTCATGAAGGAAACGACGTGGGAAGCCAGGTAG
- the trmY gene encoding tRNA (pseudouridine(54)-N(1))-methyltransferase TrmY, whose protein sequence is MRIFIVKANEAHTAYDFSLKDLPGTSGRINLLCRFLNSAFLLSHGIRKNVRVWLLLYGPPKPSKSIRFEGPGLRVRLNPDELSTAKLIVKALKAGERLREPSKELEVLPGIYVSNLTFEDVIRRTLKGSELYYLHEEGGPIGKVDFGKNVAFVLGDHKGLSREDEAFLDGIAERVSVGPKSYLASHVVSFMNITLDSLGVP, encoded by the coding sequence ATGAGAATCTTCATAGTCAAGGCAAACGAGGCCCACACTGCCTACGATTTCAGTCTGAAGGACTTACCCGGCACAAGCGGGAGGATAAATCTGCTCTGCCGGTTTCTCAACAGCGCTTTCCTGCTCTCACACGGCATAAGGAAGAACGTGAGGGTCTGGCTCCTCCTTTACGGCCCGCCTAAACCGTCGAAGTCGATACGCTTCGAAGGGCCAGGGCTGAGGGTCAGGCTCAACCCCGACGAGCTGAGCACAGCGAAGCTCATAGTGAAGGCCTTAAAGGCAGGTGAAAGGCTTAGAGAACCCTCGAAGGAGCTTGAGGTTCTGCCGGGAATCTACGTTAGCAATCTGACTTTTGAGGACGTTATAAGAAGAACACTGAAGGGCTCTGAGCTCTACTACCTCCACGAGGAGGGCGGACCCATTGGAAAGGTGGACTTCGGAAAAAATGTCGCTTTCGTCCTCGGCGACCACAAAGGGCTGAGCAGGGAAGACGAGGCCTTCCTCGACGGAATAGCGGAGAGGGTGAGTGTCGGGCCGAAGAGCTACCTGGCTTCCCACGTCGTTTCCTTCATGAACATAACCCTCGACTCGCTCGGCGTCCCCTGA
- a CDS encoding DUF167 domain-containing protein has protein sequence MKFLKETRDGTIILIHVQPKAKKSSIEGVDEWRGRLKVRIAAPPVEGKANKEVVRFFSKLFGAEVAIVRGDTSREKDLLVKGLSAEEVLKKLEL, from the coding sequence ATGAAGTTCCTGAAGGAGACGAGGGACGGAACTATCATCCTCATCCATGTGCAGCCGAAGGCAAAGAAGAGTTCCATCGAGGGTGTCGATGAGTGGCGCGGACGACTGAAGGTTAGGATAGCGGCGCCACCAGTGGAGGGGAAGGCGAACAAGGAGGTCGTCAGGTTTTTCTCGAAGCTCTTCGGGGCCGAGGTCGCGATAGTCAGGGGGGACACCAGCAGGGAGAAGGACCTGCTCGTGAAGGGGCTCAGCGCGGAAGAGGTTCTGAAAAAACTTGAGCTCTGA
- a CDS encoding aromatic amino acid transport family protein, with translation MVVVKRLTLAEASAILIGTQIGAGVLGLPYAFREAGFAGIAVIMAVGFLTLLTALFVLELAAHRGGTMTSLARETLGNAGGWLMLASISVLSYGALIAYIAGSGDIISSLTGIRGTASSIIFWLVMSGIVLMGLKASGKAELVLNFLLLGALTIAVALMLPKVEPANMSPTNTGAVVSGIGVAIFAYVSHMVVPEMYKGLGSAEKTKKAVLIGYLVPMGFYALFVLAFVGALGVDTPQLATSALESYYGSLGKILGLLLPLAAISTSYIGIGFAQMDNLREAFNLDKRTAWLLTVIPPLMIYFAGLKSFISALWLAGTFGGLLYAGILPVAMYLRTRDVHSPKCVKVPHGVAYLVGAVFFLVFVYSVASLV, from the coding sequence GTGGTGGTCGTGAAGAGGCTCACTCTGGCTGAGGCAAGTGCGATTCTTATTGGGACTCAAATCGGCGCGGGCGTTCTGGGTCTGCCCTATGCGTTCAGGGAGGCGGGCTTTGCAGGGATCGCTGTCATAATGGCTGTCGGGTTCCTCACTCTGTTAACTGCTCTCTTCGTCCTCGAACTGGCCGCCCACAGGGGCGGTACGATGACCTCTCTGGCGAGGGAGACCCTTGGAAACGCCGGCGGCTGGCTCATGCTGGCGAGCATCTCCGTCCTCAGCTACGGTGCGCTCATAGCCTATATAGCCGGGAGCGGGGACATAATCTCGTCTCTCACAGGCATCAGAGGGACAGCATCATCAATAATCTTCTGGCTCGTGATGAGCGGGATAGTTCTCATGGGGCTCAAGGCCTCGGGCAAGGCGGAACTGGTGCTCAACTTCCTCCTGCTGGGTGCGCTGACGATTGCGGTTGCCCTGATGCTCCCAAAGGTCGAGCCGGCAAACATGTCCCCAACAAACACCGGCGCGGTGGTTTCAGGGATAGGTGTGGCGATATTCGCCTACGTCAGCCACATGGTCGTCCCCGAAATGTACAAGGGGCTTGGAAGCGCGGAGAAGACGAAAAAAGCCGTCCTGATAGGCTACCTTGTGCCGATGGGCTTCTACGCCCTCTTTGTACTTGCCTTCGTCGGTGCCCTTGGAGTGGACACACCGCAACTGGCAACTTCGGCCCTGGAAAGCTACTACGGTTCCCTTGGGAAGATTCTCGGGCTCCTCCTTCCGCTGGCGGCGATAAGCACGAGCTACATAGGGATCGGCTTTGCCCAGATGGACAACCTCCGCGAGGCGTTTAATCTCGACAAGAGAACTGCATGGCTGCTTACGGTTATCCCGCCCCTGATGATATACTTCGCCGGGCTCAAGAGCTTCATCAGCGCCCTATGGCTCGCCGGAACCTTTGGAGGACTGCTCTACGCCGGAATCCTGCCGGTGGCGATGTACCTCAGGACGAGGGACGTCCACTCCCCGAAGTGTGTGAAGGTTCCGCACGGCGTTGCCTACCTAGTCGGGGCGGTGTTTTTCCTCGTGTTCGTCTATTCAGTGGCCTCTTTGGTCTGA
- a CDS encoding phosphorylating glyceraldehyde-3-phosphate dehydrogenase: protein MKVKVGINGYGTIGKRVAYAVTKQDDMELIGVTKTKPDFEAYRARELGIPVYAASEEFLSRFEKANFEVAGTLGDLLEKVDVIVDATPGGMGAKNRALYEKAGVKAIFQGGEKAGTAEVSFVAQANYEKALGKDYVRVVSCNTTGLTRTLSAIQEYIDYVYAVMIRRATDPNDARRGPVNAIKPSVTVPSHHGPDVQTVIPINIETSAFVVPTTLMHVHSIMVELKKPLEAKDVVDIFENTTRVLLFEKEKGFESTAQLIEFARDLHREWNNLYEIAVWKESISVRGNRLFYIQAVHQESDVVPENIDAIRAMFELADKWESIKKTNESLGILK from the coding sequence ATGAAAGTGAAGGTCGGCATTAACGGTTATGGGACGATAGGCAAGCGCGTCGCCTACGCGGTCACGAAGCAGGATGATATGGAGCTCATCGGCGTCACCAAGACGAAGCCGGATTTCGAGGCCTACCGCGCCAGGGAGCTGGGGATTCCGGTCTATGCCGCGAGCGAGGAGTTTCTCTCCAGGTTCGAGAAAGCTAACTTCGAGGTTGCCGGGACGCTCGGAGATCTGCTCGAAAAGGTTGATGTCATAGTCGACGCCACCCCTGGAGGGATGGGGGCAAAGAACAGGGCCCTCTACGAGAAGGCTGGTGTAAAAGCAATCTTCCAAGGCGGTGAGAAAGCTGGCACCGCTGAGGTCTCCTTCGTGGCCCAGGCCAACTACGAGAAGGCTCTCGGAAAAGACTACGTCCGCGTCGTCTCCTGCAACACGACCGGATTAACGAGAACGCTCTCAGCCATTCAGGAGTACATCGACTACGTTTACGCAGTCATGATTCGCCGCGCTACCGACCCGAACGACGCCAGACGCGGTCCGGTCAACGCGATAAAGCCGAGCGTGACGGTCCCTTCACACCACGGGCCGGATGTTCAAACGGTCATCCCGATAAACATTGAGACTTCAGCCTTCGTCGTGCCGACGACGCTCATGCACGTCCACAGCATAATGGTCGAGCTGAAGAAGCCGCTCGAAGCCAAGGACGTCGTTGACATCTTTGAGAACACAACCCGCGTCCTCCTCTTCGAGAAGGAGAAGGGCTTCGAGAGCACCGCGCAGCTCATAGAGTTCGCCCGCGACCTGCACCGCGAGTGGAACAACCTCTACGAGATAGCCGTCTGGAAGGAGAGCATCAGCGTGAGGGGGAACAGGCTGTTCTACATTCAGGCCGTCCACCAGGAGAGTGACGTGGTTCCTGAGAACATCGACGCGATAAGGGCGATGTTCGAGCTCGCCGACAAGTGGGAGAGCATAAAGAAGACGAACGAGAGTCTGGGGATTCTGAAATAG
- a CDS encoding molybdopterin-binding protein yields MFAEMLTIGDELLTGNTVDSNSAFIAQKLTEKGYWVRRKTTVGDDVGEIKKVIREILNRKPEVLIISGGLGPTHDDVTMLAVAEALNRELVLCEECLERIREFYRELYEKGLIDDPELNEGRKKMAYLPEGAEPLKNTEGAAPGAYIEHEGVRIFILPGMPREMKAMLEKEVLPRLGERKFIQRKLLAEITDESKLAPLLIEALERFDVRIHSSPKGFGKYIGIIIFGESEGEIERAKAFLEEKGVRFEEGW; encoded by the coding sequence ATGTTTGCCGAGATGCTGACTATTGGCGATGAACTGCTCACCGGAAATACCGTTGACAGCAACTCCGCCTTTATTGCTCAGAAGCTCACCGAGAAGGGCTACTGGGTGAGGCGGAAGACAACTGTCGGAGATGATGTTGGGGAGATAAAGAAAGTTATCCGTGAGATTCTAAATAGGAAGCCCGAAGTCCTCATCATCAGCGGCGGTCTGGGGCCGACCCACGACGACGTTACGATGCTGGCCGTTGCCGAGGCACTTAACAGAGAACTCGTTCTCTGCGAAGAGTGTCTCGAACGAATCAGGGAGTTCTACCGCGAGCTCTACGAGAAAGGCCTGATAGACGACCCCGAGCTCAACGAGGGGAGGAAAAAGATGGCTTATCTTCCGGAGGGTGCAGAGCCCCTTAAGAACACCGAGGGGGCCGCCCCGGGTGCCTACATCGAACACGAAGGGGTCAGGATATTCATCCTCCCAGGAATGCCTCGCGAGATGAAGGCCATGCTTGAGAAGGAAGTCCTGCCGAGGCTTGGGGAGAGGAAGTTCATCCAGAGAAAGCTGCTGGCCGAGATAACCGATGAGAGCAAGCTCGCACCCCTTCTGATTGAGGCTCTGGAAAGGTTCGACGTCAGGATACACTCCTCTCCAAAGGGCTTCGGGAAGTACATTGGCATAATCATATTTGGAGAGAGTGAGGGGGAGATAGAGCGCGCGAAGGCCTTCCTTGAAGAGAAGGGGGTTAGGTTTGAGGAAGGCTGGTAA
- a CDS encoding type II toxin-antitoxin system VapC family toxin, with translation MIVADASFIVDALIVPRRRKKDELYFKQLKRHQRAKELLSIFLEEGFQIYMPFLGLVEVSSLLTRKLGKDANADTVLSFLEKYILIVSEEELKRTLLTLAKETGSRAADIYYISVAKSKGAVLVTADRKMADVSKELGVKVVLLE, from the coding sequence ATGATAGTGGCGGATGCCTCTTTTATAGTAGATGCCCTCATCGTTCCAAGGAGAAGAAAAAAAGACGAGCTGTATTTTAAGCAATTGAAACGACACCAGAGGGCTAAAGAGTTGCTCTCCATCTTCTTAGAGGAAGGATTTCAGATTTACATGCCTTTTTTGGGTCTCGTGGAGGTTTCTTCCCTACTCACAAGAAAACTCGGAAAGGACGCCAATGCTGATACTGTTTTGAGTTTTCTGGAGAAATACATCCTTATTGTTTCTGAAGAGGAACTGAAGAGAACCCTTCTGACATTGGCGAAAGAAACGGGTTCCAGAGCCGCGGATATTTATTATATCTCGGTTGCAAAATCAAAGGGCGCGGTTCTGGTTACCGCCGACAGGAAAATGGCAGATGTCTCAAAAGAACTTGGAGTTAAAGTGGTTTTACTGGAGTGA
- a CDS encoding translation initiation factor eIF-2B alpha/beta/delta subunit family protein (eIF-2BA; catalyzes the binding of GTP to IF2) has product MLPQEVRSILEEMRAERIRGASWLAMRGAEAYMTLAGLLEGDELKRALEDMRQEIPAINRTMASLYNLSRFIPITGNPEVVRTKAEEFVRLAGEAKREIGNIGSELIDENEVIITHSFSSAVLEIFKAAVRKGKRFRVVLTESAPDYEGVALARELDSLGVPFEVITDAQLGLFARKATLALVGADNVTRDGAVVNKAGTYLLALACHDNGVPFYVAAESFKLHPELSSEDVEIVERPYARQGYRVRNLLFDVTPWRYIRGIITEFGILVPPKEI; this is encoded by the coding sequence ATGCTCCCGCAGGAAGTTCGCTCGATACTTGAGGAGATGCGCGCCGAGCGCATAAGGGGTGCCAGCTGGCTCGCAATGAGGGGTGCGGAGGCATACATGACACTCGCGGGCCTGCTTGAGGGAGATGAGCTCAAGAGGGCGCTTGAGGACATGAGGCAGGAAATTCCAGCCATCAACAGGACAATGGCGTCGCTCTACAACCTCTCACGCTTCATACCCATAACTGGCAACCCTGAAGTGGTGCGGACAAAGGCCGAGGAGTTCGTCCGCCTCGCAGGGGAGGCTAAGCGCGAGATAGGCAACATCGGCAGTGAGCTGATAGACGAGAACGAGGTAATAATCACCCACTCGTTTTCCTCGGCAGTTCTGGAGATATTCAAGGCGGCGGTAAGAAAGGGCAAGCGCTTCAGGGTCGTCCTCACGGAGAGCGCGCCTGACTATGAGGGAGTAGCCCTTGCGAGGGAGCTCGATTCCCTCGGGGTCCCGTTTGAAGTTATAACCGACGCACAGCTGGGTCTTTTCGCTAGGAAGGCCACTCTCGCGCTGGTCGGGGCGGACAACGTTACGCGCGACGGGGCCGTTGTTAACAAGGCAGGTACTTACCTCCTCGCTTTAGCGTGCCACGACAATGGCGTGCCCTTCTACGTTGCCGCGGAGAGCTTCAAGCTCCACCCCGAACTGAGCTCCGAGGATGTCGAGATTGTGGAGAGGCCCTATGCAAGACAGGGTTACCGGGTGAGAAACCTCCTCTTCGACGTTACCCCTTGGCGGTACATCAGGGGGATTATAACCGAGTTCGGGATTCTTGTGCCCCCTAAGGAAATCTGA
- a CDS encoding GldG family protein, which produces MVNVTPLYENLTWVVGELTSCGVSLGDLESRIQWINGTMEEIQKEYSLYNTLKGLLIQQNPYRNAYYYPVMVHIRKAAMMSRDVMKELEFVLPILHSTYEQVKPICHAPAPAPGNETPANQTNVTPSTNVTIKITKVLIDASHGQYYNPTKTDQNGMATLIENIKNELGWIVDINTEPITYEKLKDYDVLIITNPSQDITDEEAQAIQEFVENGGGLFILGESYYGHVYYKSLNKVVGKYGIQFNNDELMDDDMNTGRKWFPLVGIYNLDHPAMRFLSADHQMYYNGDTLTVSGSVAWLVKGYETAYSEDRDGNIIYEKGSKPVIAAAVEAGQGRIVAYGSSRAISDAYYGHYINTNWPFVKGVLLWLAHQE; this is translated from the coding sequence ATGGTCAACGTGACTCCGCTCTACGAAAACCTCACCTGGGTGGTCGGTGAGCTCACATCCTGCGGCGTCAGCCTCGGAGACCTCGAATCCAGAATCCAGTGGATCAACGGCACCATGGAAGAGATACAGAAGGAGTACTCCCTGTACAACACACTCAAGGGACTCCTCATCCAGCAGAACCCCTACAGGAACGCCTACTATTACCCCGTTATGGTCCACATAAGAAAGGCCGCAATGATGAGCAGGGACGTGATGAAAGAGCTTGAGTTCGTGCTTCCGATACTTCACAGCACGTATGAACAGGTAAAACCCATCTGTCACGCGCCCGCACCTGCACCGGGTAATGAGACCCCCGCGAACCAGACCAACGTTACTCCATCGACCAACGTGACTATCAAGATAACCAAGGTTCTTATCGATGCGTCCCACGGTCAGTACTACAACCCGACCAAGACCGACCAGAACGGCATGGCAACGCTCATAGAGAACATAAAGAACGAGCTGGGCTGGATAGTTGATATAAACACGGAACCGATAACCTACGAGAAGCTCAAGGATTACGACGTGCTCATAATCACCAATCCGAGTCAGGATATAACCGATGAGGAAGCGCAGGCGATACAGGAGTTCGTGGAGAATGGAGGCGGTCTGTTCATACTCGGCGAGAGCTACTACGGCCACGTCTACTACAAGAGCCTCAACAAGGTCGTCGGCAAGTACGGAATTCAGTTCAACAACGACGAACTCATGGACGATGACATGAACACCGGCAGAAAGTGGTTCCCGCTCGTTGGAATCTACAACCTCGACCATCCGGCCATGAGGTTCCTCTCCGCCGACCACCAGATGTACTATAACGGTGACACCCTCACTGTGAGTGGAAGCGTGGCCTGGCTCGTTAAGGGCTATGAGACTGCATATTCCGAAGACAGGGACGGCAATATAATCTATGAGAAGGGCTCCAAGCCCGTTATAGCCGCCGCAGTGGAGGCAGGGCAGGGCAGGATAGTCGCCTATGGTTCAAGCAGGGCCATAAGCGATGCCTATTATGGCCACTACATCAACACCAACTGGCCCTTCGTCAAGGGGGTCCTCCTCTGGCTTGCCCACCAGGAGTGA
- a CDS encoding CARDB domain-containing protein has protein sequence MRKSALIMALILVLSLMPVWSLKPVAAATYIPLVELNQNFDSYAYGGDVLTRGIVTYVDSNGFMIQNGTGAYTGIYVYTGYKSYPSVQPGDVVEVYGYPKYYNGLRELSVSPSYGEYYSVVGTAEVPQPAVIPTADYDRPEYQSVLVKFVDAKITGRYDSWYTKLWIDDGSGEAYIFSSSSLPSTLEPGAKFKYFVGVVYIYRNSYEVLPVEYQLYNPAVKVTDVEYYAFMEEVPTRVRATVFNSGSTASNVSFSATFDGVQVYSTEFTLLPGESKVVEFYVVPQSTGSYTLTIIAEESEKIVPVNVIPTRISSPTASHPTTRDFTTRKWST, from the coding sequence ATGAGGAAATCAGCGCTGATAATGGCCCTGATTTTGGTTTTGAGTTTGATGCCTGTGTGGAGTCTAAAGCCAGTAGCGGCAGCAACTTATATTCCGTTGGTAGAGCTCAACCAGAACTTCGACAGTTATGCATACGGAGGCGACGTTCTCACGAGAGGAATCGTAACATATGTGGACAGCAACGGCTTTATGATCCAGAACGGCACTGGGGCGTATACGGGCATATACGTTTACACGGGTTACAAGTCGTACCCGTCGGTTCAGCCGGGGGATGTCGTTGAGGTCTACGGGTATCCCAAGTACTACAACGGTCTCAGGGAACTCTCGGTCAGCCCCAGCTACGGGGAATACTATTCCGTCGTCGGGACTGCGGAAGTGCCCCAGCCCGCGGTGATACCAACCGCGGACTACGACAGGCCCGAATACCAGAGCGTTCTCGTCAAGTTCGTTGATGCGAAGATAACCGGGAGGTATGACAGCTGGTACACCAAGCTGTGGATAGACGACGGAAGCGGTGAAGCGTATATATTCTCCAGTTCAAGCCTTCCCAGCACACTGGAGCCTGGGGCAAAGTTCAAATACTTCGTTGGCGTTGTCTATATTTACAGAAACTCTTATGAAGTTCTTCCAGTTGAGTATCAGCTATACAACCCTGCAGTCAAGGTAACGGACGTCGAGTACTATGCGTTCATGGAGGAAGTCCCCACAAGGGTTCGTGCGACTGTGTTCAACAGTGGTAGTACCGCAAGTAACGTAAGCTTTTCAGCCACATTCGATGGAGTTCAGGTGTACTCTACAGAGTTCACCCTGCTACCCGGTGAGAGCAAAGTTGTCGAGTTCTATGTGGTTCCCCAATCCACGGGAAGCTATACATTAACAATAATCGCCGAGGAGAGTGAAAAGATAGTTCCGGTCAACGTCATTCCAACCCGTATCAGCTCTCCTACGGCCTCACACCCTACTACGAGAGACTTTACAACAAGGAAATGGTCAACGTGA